A stretch of Lactuca sativa cultivar Salinas chromosome 6, Lsat_Salinas_v11, whole genome shotgun sequence DNA encodes these proteins:
- the LOC111891210 gene encoding probable methyltransferase PMT19 — translation MPKPSLASPPPPPPQTPLKNPLIRLFFIFFLCYTVYILGSYRSTINTSFTPTTKNQQNCLNPITVFTNFSHQNTPPPLDFKPHNTLLPPPPQKFQICPANFTHYCPCQDPQRERLFKVEKMLHRERHCPATGGDILRCLVPEPVGYKKPFPWPKSRAQAWFSNVPFKTLTESKKQQNWVRLVGDRLVFPGGGTSFQKGVKGYIDQLKKMVPLESGAIRTVLDTGCGVASFGDSLMDYNIITMSIAPRDVHEAQVQFALERGLPAMLGVLGTYRLPYPSTSFDMAHCSRCLIPWTQYDGLYLMEIDRVLRPGGYWVLSGPPINWRARYTASDGTTKDPKKELSSLEDLARRLCWKKIKGKGPIAVWQKPNDHIECIEKKKDLKSPMFCNPDNDPDDGWYKKMDACITPLPQVNHVLEKWPKRLNSIPPNHDFGMKDLVNDNLLWKKRVYEYVKVVELLSNGGYRNVMDMNAGFGGFAASLSEYPVWVMNVVPHDSKLKTLSIIYERGLIGTYMNWCEPFSTYPRSYDLIHADNVFSLYMNKCDIIDIFIEMHRILRPKGTIIITDHVDIVMKLKSHTDQMRWQTKLSDTETSPRKLFFVNI, via the exons ATGCCTAAACCGTCACTGGCGTCTCCGCCACCTCCGCCGCCGCAAACCCCCCTCAAAAACCCATTAATCAgactcttcttcatcttcttcctctgtTATACTGTGTATATTCTTGGCTCATACAGATCCACCATCAACACCTCCTTTACACCCACAACGAAAAATCAACAAAACTGCTTAAATCCCATCACCGTTTTCACGAACTTCTCCCACCAAAACACTCCGCCACCGCTCGATTTCAAACCTCACAACACCCTCCTCCCTCCGCCACCACAAAAGTTCCAGATTTGCCCTGCTAATTTCACCCATTACTGCCCTTGTCAGGATCCACAAAGGGAAAGACTGTTTAAAGTAGAGAAAATGTTACACCGGGAGCGGCATTGTCCTGCCACCGGCGGAGATATTCTCCGGTGTCTTGTACCGGAACCAGTGGGGTACAAGAAGCCATTTCCATGGCCGAAAAGTAGAGCTCAAGCTTGGTTCAGTAATGTACCATTCAAGACGCTGACGGAGTCTAAGAAACAGCAGAACTGGGTCCGATTGGTCGGCGATCGGCTGGTTTTTCCCGGCGGTGGAACTTCTTTCCAGAAAGGAGTGAAGGGTTATATCGATCAATTGAAGAAGATGGTGCCATTGGAATCTGGAGCTATTAGAActgttcttgatacagggtgtggg GTTGCAAGTTTTGGAGATTCACTAATGGATTACAACATTATAACAATGTCTATAGCTCCAAGAGATGTACACGAAGCTCAGGTGCAATTTGCCCTAGAAAGAGGCCTCCCCGCTATGCTTGGTGTCCTTGGCACCTACAGACTACCCTACCCATCAACATCATTCGACATGGCTCATTGCTCTCGTTGCCTCATCCCATGGACACAATATG ATGGATTGTATCTAATGGAAATTGATCGGGTCTTAAGGCCAGGTGGTTACTGGGTGCTGTCGGGCCCGCCTATTAACTGGCGGGCCCGCTACACCGCCTCAGACGGAACCACCAAGGACCCTAAAAAAGAGCTTAGTAGTTTGGAGGATCTTGCTAGGCGACTTTGTTGGAAAAAGATTAAAGGAAAAGGGCCAATTGCAGTGTGGCAAAAACCTAACGATCATATCGAATGCATCGAAAAGAAAAAAGATTTGAAATCTCCTATGTTTTGTAACCCGGACAACGATCCGGATGATGGGTGGTATAAAAAGATGGATGCATGCATCACTCCGTTACCTCAAGTGAACCATGTGCTTGAGAAGTGGCCTAAGAGGTTGAATAGTATTCCACCAAATCATGATTTTGGAATGAAAGATTTGGTTAACGATAATTTGTTATGGAAAAAGAGAGTTTATGAGTATGTGAAAGTGGTTGAATTGTTATCGAATGGTGGGTATAGAAATGTTATGGACATGAACGCGGGATTCGGAGGATTTGCAGCTTCTCTTTCTGAGTATCCGGTTTGGGTCATGAATGTTGTTCCTCATGATTCAAAGTTGAAAACCCTCAGCATTATCTATGAACGTGGCCTAATCGGGACCTACATGAATTG GTGTGAACCATTCTCGACATATCCTAGATCATACGACTTGATACACGCGGACAACGTGTTTAGCTTGTACATGAACAA ATGTGACATTATCGACATATTCATTGAGATGCACAGAATCCTTCGCCCTAAAGGGACGATCATAATCACAGATCATGTAGACAttgttatgaagttgaaaagtcaTACAGATCAAATGCGATGGCAGACTAAACTATCGGACACCGAAACCAGCCCTAGAAAGTTGTTTTTTGTTAACATTTAA
- the LOC111891211 gene encoding plant UBX domain-containing protein 11 isoform X1 yields MYFVQMEQSVSSLAFKGSIIEAITEAKRQKKLFLVYISGDNEDSISMDKSTWSMSSVAESLSKYCILLHILEGSTDAAQFSALYPQKPAPCITAIGYNGIQLWQNEGFVSGEVLASTLEKEWLSLHVQETTASFLSAALVSRQSEQIPSAIPPSTSLETGSSSTLSVNTNDNASVDKKDADHDKKSDIDNSVTTSSKSVNQVITTAIESEIDKKPNLKAPQVVKDVKKVDIDNSDLDSNTNKSTDIHLNIRLPGGINVQEKFQPTSTLKMVKNYIDEKQESSIGPYDLAIPYPRKVFTDQDLTKTLTELSLLDRQALIIVPHLKSTGHYKPRSVIPNRDTSSVSTTATSVPDGEGYFSLWRKVLSYVNPLAYLGGNNTVQDNTQTTNQESGSGSNPGSFTGSRRSYLVTDNQINNPSSSRFGSGSNIHTLKHDEDDKKFNGKNAFWNGNSTEYGGDGENK; encoded by the exons ATGTATTTTGTACAGATGGAACAATCTGTCTCCTCTCTCGCATTCAAAGGTTCTATCATTGAAGCAATCACTGAAGCAAAAAGGCAGAAAAAACTTTTTCTAGTTTACATTTCAG GTGACAATGAAGACTCAATCTCTATGGATAAATCTACTTGGTCAATGTCTAGT GTGGCAGAGTCATTATCAAAGTACTGCATTTTATTGCACATTTTGGAAGGAAGCACAGATGCTGCTCAATTTTCTGCATTAT ACCCACAAAAACCTGCTCCTTGTATAACAGCTATTGGATATAATGGCATCCAACTATGGCAAAAtg AGGGCTTTGTTAGTGGTGAGGTTCTGGCTTCAACCCTTGAGAAAGAATGGTTGAGTCTTCATGTTCAG GAAACAACTGCCTCTTTTTTATCTGCAGCACTTGTCTCCAGACAATCTGAACAAATTCCCTCTGCAATTCCTCCTTCCACATCACTTGAAACTGGAAGCTCTTCAACATTATCAGTTAATACAAATGACAATGCTTCAGTGGATAAAAAAGATGCAGATCATGACAAAAAATCTGATATTGATAATTCAGTTACAACAAGTAGCAAATCAGTTAACCAAGTGATCACAACGGCAATTGAATCTGAAATTGACAAAAAACCAAACTTGAAGGCTCCTCAAGTTGTTAAAGATGTAAAAAAGGTTGATATTGATAATTCAGATTTGGATTCAAACACAAACAAATCAACCGATATTCATTTAAACATACGATTACCCGGGGGTATAAATGTCCAAGAAAAATTCCAACCTACAAGTACTTTAAAAATGGTGAAAAATTACATAGATGAAAAGCAAGAAAGTAGCATTGGCCCTTATGATCTAGCCATTCCTTACCCTCGCAAGGTTTTCACTGACCAAG ATTTAACCAAGACTTTAACAGAGTTAAGTCTACTCGATAGACAAGCATTAATAATAGTTCCACATCTGAAATCCACCGGTCACTACAAACCGCGATCTGTCATACCTAACCGTGACACATCATCAGTCTCCACCACTGCCACGTCAGTGCCAGATGGCGAAGGATATTTTTCTCTTTGGAGAAAGGTTCTATCATATGTTAACCCTTTAGCCTATCTTGGTGGCAATAACACTGTACAGGATAATACTCAAACGACCAATCAAGAATCTGGTTCtg GGTCAAATCCGGGCAGCTTTACGGGCAGTAGAAGGTCATATCTTGTAACAGATAACCAAATCAACAACCCAAGTTCATCAAGATTTGGAAGTGGAAGCAATATTCACACGTTGAAACACGATGAAGATGATAAGAAGTTTAATGGTAAAAACGCTTTTTGGAATGGGAATTCCACAGAATATGGAGGCGATGGAGAAAACAAGTGA
- the LOC111891211 gene encoding plant UBX domain-containing protein 11 isoform X2: MEQSVSSLAFKGSIIEAITEAKRQKKLFLVYISGDNEDSISMDKSTWSMSSVAESLSKYCILLHILEGSTDAAQFSALYPQKPAPCITAIGYNGIQLWQNEGFVSGEVLASTLEKEWLSLHVQETTASFLSAALVSRQSEQIPSAIPPSTSLETGSSSTLSVNTNDNASVDKKDADHDKKSDIDNSVTTSSKSVNQVITTAIESEIDKKPNLKAPQVVKDVKKVDIDNSDLDSNTNKSTDIHLNIRLPGGINVQEKFQPTSTLKMVKNYIDEKQESSIGPYDLAIPYPRKVFTDQDLTKTLTELSLLDRQALIIVPHLKSTGHYKPRSVIPNRDTSSVSTTATSVPDGEGYFSLWRKVLSYVNPLAYLGGNNTVQDNTQTTNQESGSGSNPGSFTGSRRSYLVTDNQINNPSSSRFGSGSNIHTLKHDEDDKKFNGKNAFWNGNSTEYGGDGENK, encoded by the exons ATGGAACAATCTGTCTCCTCTCTCGCATTCAAAGGTTCTATCATTGAAGCAATCACTGAAGCAAAAAGGCAGAAAAAACTTTTTCTAGTTTACATTTCAG GTGACAATGAAGACTCAATCTCTATGGATAAATCTACTTGGTCAATGTCTAGT GTGGCAGAGTCATTATCAAAGTACTGCATTTTATTGCACATTTTGGAAGGAAGCACAGATGCTGCTCAATTTTCTGCATTAT ACCCACAAAAACCTGCTCCTTGTATAACAGCTATTGGATATAATGGCATCCAACTATGGCAAAAtg AGGGCTTTGTTAGTGGTGAGGTTCTGGCTTCAACCCTTGAGAAAGAATGGTTGAGTCTTCATGTTCAG GAAACAACTGCCTCTTTTTTATCTGCAGCACTTGTCTCCAGACAATCTGAACAAATTCCCTCTGCAATTCCTCCTTCCACATCACTTGAAACTGGAAGCTCTTCAACATTATCAGTTAATACAAATGACAATGCTTCAGTGGATAAAAAAGATGCAGATCATGACAAAAAATCTGATATTGATAATTCAGTTACAACAAGTAGCAAATCAGTTAACCAAGTGATCACAACGGCAATTGAATCTGAAATTGACAAAAAACCAAACTTGAAGGCTCCTCAAGTTGTTAAAGATGTAAAAAAGGTTGATATTGATAATTCAGATTTGGATTCAAACACAAACAAATCAACCGATATTCATTTAAACATACGATTACCCGGGGGTATAAATGTCCAAGAAAAATTCCAACCTACAAGTACTTTAAAAATGGTGAAAAATTACATAGATGAAAAGCAAGAAAGTAGCATTGGCCCTTATGATCTAGCCATTCCTTACCCTCGCAAGGTTTTCACTGACCAAG ATTTAACCAAGACTTTAACAGAGTTAAGTCTACTCGATAGACAAGCATTAATAATAGTTCCACATCTGAAATCCACCGGTCACTACAAACCGCGATCTGTCATACCTAACCGTGACACATCATCAGTCTCCACCACTGCCACGTCAGTGCCAGATGGCGAAGGATATTTTTCTCTTTGGAGAAAGGTTCTATCATATGTTAACCCTTTAGCCTATCTTGGTGGCAATAACACTGTACAGGATAATACTCAAACGACCAATCAAGAATCTGGTTCtg GGTCAAATCCGGGCAGCTTTACGGGCAGTAGAAGGTCATATCTTGTAACAGATAACCAAATCAACAACCCAAGTTCATCAAGATTTGGAAGTGGAAGCAATATTCACACGTTGAAACACGATGAAGATGATAAGAAGTTTAATGGTAAAAACGCTTTTTGGAATGGGAATTCCACAGAATATGGAGGCGATGGAGAAAACAAGTGA